TAGGCTGAACATCGATcgtccattaattaattatgtcgaaaaaaagaagaagcaatggGAATGATTGAAGTTCTACCAAAAGCACACATTCTCAAAGCAACATCAGTTTCTGGTGTTCCAAGCAGTCCATGCAGAAATGGCTAAACATTATCCACAACGCTTTTAAATGAGAATGTACTCGTGGTCTTAGATAAGATGAtcccctttttccttttctttttattcttggaTCTGAAATATTGTCTAGGCTTATTTTGAAAGAAGAACTTCTTGGCAATCTGCATGGCATCAAAATATCTAGAGAAAGCCCTCCTATTTCCCATATTTTGTTCGCGGATGActtgatgaatttttttctaAAGCCAAGGACAGAGAAGACAATGCCATTTTACACGTACTGCTTATCTACTTATTCGTATTGGTCTGGTCAAAAGATTAACCGTTCCAAATCTTCCTTGTTTCTTAGCAAGAATTGTAGGTCTCCCACTGTTAGTGCTATGAAGAGCATTTTAAACCTTTCCCTCATCCCCTCCAAGGTAAAATATCTTGgcattcctcttttttttttcataagagtAAACAGCTTACTTTTGTTGacgtaaaaaataaaattttgtccAAAGTTTCTAGTCAGAGAGTTAAACTACTTTCTCTACCAGCTAGGACCACCCTTATCAAAACTTTAGCCAATTCCATTCCTTCATATATTATGTCCATATTTTTGCTGCCCAAAGGTTTTTGCATGGAGCTTGATGCTATTTTGAGGAAATTTTGGTGGGAATTCCTACATAATAAGAGCCATAATCTCACCCTTTTGGCTTGGGATAACATTTGTAAGCCTAAGTCTTTAGGAGGACTTGGAATTAGATCCATGGATTTCATCAACCACTCTTTGCTTGCTAGATTGGGATGGAAATTAACTTCTAAGCAACCTCTGCTTTGGGTGACTACTCTTACGAGTAAATACCTTAAGGAAGGCTCTAATTTTCTTAACACCACTTTCAATCCCACCTCCTCTTGGATGTGGAAAGGCTTGTTGAAAGCTAGAGCTGTGGTTGAGAAAGGGGCTTGCTTAGCCATTTCCAATGGTCAACATGTGAATATTTGGACCTCTCCTTGGGTTCCTACATGCACTTCTTTTTAGACCCAACCCCAATCCGAATCTGGTTGGGTTACCTGACTACCATGTAGATGAGCCGATTGATCCTATCAACAGAAGCTACAATGTCTCTTTGTTGCATGATCTTTTTGATATAGATTCTGTTACTCAGATTCAAAAAATCCATATTCCACAGCGGGTGGATGATGATAGATGGATTTGGACCCCTGCTGTCTCTGGTCAAGTTTCGGTTAAGTCAGCTCATGAAGTTGTTTCTCTTAATTCTCATAGTAGGACTTCTCCCCTTTCTCCTGAAATCTAGAATTACCTATGGGGCATCAAGCTTCAACACAGATTGAAGCATCTTCTTTGGAAGATATCTTGGAACTTATTGTCTGTTAGAGCTAATATTGCTCGTTTTATTCATTCTGAGGATCAAGCTGCATTGGTTTGTCCCTTTTGTAAAGATGCACAAGAAACTATTTctcatgtttttcttgattGTTCTTTTGCTAGATCTTTGTGGAATAGCTTATCTTGGCCTCTCATCTTTGAATCTCTCTGCAATCTCCCTATATCTGAGTGGATCTCTGTTATTCTTTATCCTTATCAAAAATTGGCTATTCCAATTCATGAGATTCGACAGTTCCAACTCCTTGCAGCCATCACTATTGATCACATTTGGTATGTGAGAAATCAATTGGTGCACAATGAGGTTCATCCAGTTTTAGCTAAGTCTCTTCAGCATATTTTGATTATTGTGAAGCATCATAATCTCGCTTGGGCTGATGCTAAATCCTCTTCTCTTTGGAGTCTTCCTCTTCCTAGAACTATCAAAGCCAACTTTGATGTTGCGGTGAAGTCTGATTTTGTTGTTGCTACTATGGTACTTAGCCATTCAAATGGTAATATCATCCAAGCGATTACTAAGCGACTCTCTACCATAGATGCTGCCATAGGAGAAGCTCAAGCGGCTCTCTCATTCTAGAAGGAGATGCAATCAACATCATCTTAGCCATTCAAAATTCGGATCTCTTCAAGGATTGAAACTTTGCTTCCATTATTTTGgatattaacttttttttaatatcttttcatAATTGGAAAGCTAGTAAAGTTTCTATAAGTGCTAATGTTCAAGTACATTTGTTAGCTAGATGGGCTGTTTCCAACCTAGTGTTCGGAAGCATTCCCAATTGGTCTCccattctttcttccatttgGATCGTGAATGGGCAAGATCTCCCTTGTTTCCTCAttcgcttaaaaaaaaaaaaaaaaaaaatggaggggaATGGGAATCCTATGCAATTTCCTGcccaaaaaacaagaagggaaGAAGGAGATTGTAGAGCCCCCGGGAGAGGAAGCTCCCTGCCCAAAAAGGGAGTTGCTCGGACAGTCCTACCATATTGCATTGAGGGCCAGTGATGTCGCAGTCCTCAACAAAAGCAGCAACAACGTGTTTGTGTTTGAGGAAAATATGCCAAGAAACATCATTGCTCAATACTATTCTCATGATGCTCCTTACCATATggctttttttttccccctggaACAGCCACTTTGGCGCTCTACAATCAAGCAAAAGCTGCAGAAATATAGGACCACAATGAGCTCGAATAAAAGCATGTCGTTTATACAGCAAAATGAGTCCCTACCATTATCTTGCGTTATCATTTGACTTGCGAGAAAATCATTATCCTATGGCTACATccaaaacaactcaaaacctGAAACCTACCTTAGAACCCTTAGCCAAAAACTCCAATaattaagagcattctcaatggaggagccaaattgtacttttatctaaaatgactaatcaaatttgtaaaacaaacccccacattggattagcacaaaaaaatgcaaaatgaatattttattaagttAGCCAAAAATAAATGCTACAAGTAGCGGCACTTTTCTTatgagccattttatttttgtattgtttctctctgcatgttttctctttttccaaaattttctcaagcCAAACCCATTGTAACCTTCTAACCCAaacgaaacaaaaaataaataaataaataaataaataaaagtgcaAGGACCTGCAAGTCTCAAGTCTTCTCTGGTGCGATAATACAAGATTCAGAACTGAAGAACATGGCGCAAAGGAGTAAGGGATAGCTGTTGGAGCTATCCTCGTGGCCCTGTGTTGAAGTGATGCACTGTGGCACCGCAAGCATGGGGCAGAATTAGAGGGGACCGGCAGGGGGCAGGGGCCATGGGCCATGACACCCCCAAAAACTAGAGAAATCTTATTTACACCCATGTATGTTTGGTCAAAAAACATGGAGAATAGCTTTCTTGGCTGAAGAGTGGCGCCCCAAAAGTGTTTTGTGCATTATAGATAATGAATAACACAGATGATATCAGTTTTAAGAtcgtttcttttcctttacaagATCTAATTTTCCTACATTCTTCCCTGCATCGTGAGTCTACTTAAGAATCATTGAATATTAGGTTCTGAAGGAATTGTACAAGGCCATAAGCATAGGTAACAACCGAAAAAATCACAACCATAACTCACAAAAACACGAGCCAGGTACCAAATCCAGTGGCCCTACTGACCTTAAAAAGAATATTATAGTAGTTTAAGTGAATTGCATGTATAGAAGTAACAATAGAAGGTTGGAAAGTCACAATCAACGTGGATTTCAATATCttagaaataaatattgaaaaacatGATTTCAACATCTTCAAAGTTTCTTCAACAAGCCGCCAAGAATTATATTTTACTCCACCACCCCTTTTGTTTGTCTATCTTCGCATATTCAAGTCTATAGGTGAACATCAATCATTACTTTCATGTGCAAATAAACAGTCAATCAAACTACTGCAGCAAGAAAcattatttattcttcttttatttggtgtgCACCATAATAAATGTAACTTaggaaaatcaaatacttggaAGTGTATTACTTTGGAGAGTGTATCAATTCTGGGACATCCCAAAATGGAAAGAGGGGCAAACAAAAGGACCAAAGTAGTACAAAAGATTGCCAAGATAAAGTGAAAGATTTAATAAGAACAGCCTGCTCTGGAAGCAAGAGCTTCGTTCATTCAAAGGTCAATTATATCTAGCATCAAAAGTAATGAAGGAAAGGGGAAAATGGATTTCGTCAAGCAATTAATTCCCGCCAGGTAAGTTCTTGAGAAAAGCGAACCTATAAAAATCTGGATAAGAATCACATAAGATTTTACTAACCAAAATTGCCTAAAGGGAAATTTAACACGATATGGAATTCATAATATAGGCAGAACTTCCATTAGGAGTTTAAAAACAAGGAACCAGATTCTTGGCCAAACTATAGTTTATGTTCATGTCAAGTCTGTTTGATATCAAAATGCTATCTTTTCGattttttcatatctttttcaaaattaggGTTAGTTGCAACCATCCACCCTAAACTATGGGGTCATTAGAAATGTTCCTTATAACTATTACTTAGCTTCAAAACTTGAGTTTAGTTAACAATGTCCACCCCACCATCCAAATTGAGTCAAAATTAACATACTAGCGGGAGGTAGTAGGGCAATTAGCACAAAATAGAATCttgttcatttcatttgaaatagattCATTTTAAggtcaagatttaaagttgGTACATCTAACGGCGTATATGGtgctacattatttaaattttttaaaagacgtaCCAACATGGACATCATATACACAGATATATGAATCAACTTCAAATCCTGACCATAAAATGAATAATgtccaattcatttgaaatgaaaaggcACACATTAATGTCCACTCCACCCCTTTAATCCGTTAAATTTAGAACTAAACCTTTTATTCACCATGATACTAGAACAACAGCCGACAGGCACAACAATGCAGAAGGTCACACAAATTGAACACTTCTTTCAATGACCACAATCAATTTCGATCTATACACTAATTTCAGCGAATAGGCACCAGTAAAACTtgaataaactttaaaaagGCAATTTATTTCCATGACAATCCCATAGAGCAGATTTCTAGTAACACATAATGAGCTATGCAAAATGCAAGTGCAACAAAACTATTACAAGCTTCATTCGAGACTATatcccaaaacaaaaattaagtatTTACACATAACAGACAAGATCTATTCATCAAAATGGTAGCTTACCTGCAAGCCATGCCCCTCGACGCCGCCACCACCAATCCTCTCACAACTCGGGCTCGTCAGTGGGCAACTCGTACCGGCAAAGGGGGCACGTATTCCTTATACTTAACCAGGGCACAATGCAGTCCCCGTGATAACAGTGAGCACAAGGAAGTCTCCTCGCCTTCTCCTCCACCACAATCTCATCCTTGCAAACCGCACAAACCGCAGTGCTTCGACGCAATTCCTCCGCCGTTAACTCCACGAAAGGAAGACTTTCCACAACCCTCTTCGCCGCCGGGCGGCTACGCCCCTGGTTCTCCGCGAACCGCCCCAAAACATCGCCGATCTCGGCCCCAACCGCGTCGTCTTCATCCATAAGACCTGCTAGAAACGAATCCAAATCAGCATACGAATCACGCTCAAGATTTCGCACCTCTATTTCCCCCACTTGCTCCCGTTCCAAACCCGCAAACTCAATCCTCCGCTCCTCCTCCAAGCAGAAGCGAAAAGTGTCCTCAGAACTGAAATCCGTACCCGGATCCGCATCAACGTGGAAGGCGAGTAAATCGTCATCGGAAAAGCTCTCCAAGAGGATGGCGACAAAGCGGTCCGCGTCGCGGTCGGAACCAGAGCCAAAGTCGGAGGCGAAGGGATCGCGGCCCGAGTTTTCGTAGAAATTGGACCGCCGGTGGGTGTGGGAATCCAGGGATTGGGCGTTGATACGCGGGTGGAGTGGATTGGGGTCGGTTTCCGGGAGGTTGTGTTGGTTGAGCCGAGACATGATGGTTCACTCTAAAGGCTGATTCTTTGGAACCCCTTCTCAAAACCGTTGGCGGTTCCGGTGTTTCATAGAacccttaaaattaatatttagaaaaatttatttacaaaCTCTTAATTTGAAACACTTCTGATTTAttctaaaaacacattttaaattATCTTCTTACATCCTTTATATTTAAATTCCTAACAATTTGCTATCAAAGcaaataatgttattttattttattttttttaattttctttttttttaaaaaaaaaatagtctcaTTAAAGAAGGATTATAAGCATAACGTCCTTACATTATAGAGTaaaaagctctgaaaaatcataacgAAACTACGAGGTTACAAATCATAAATGCttatataaaaatcaaacattcaagaCGTATTTATAATATCAATATCTGCTAATCTATTACTACTTTTTTGTTGTAACACCAGATCTGTTCTAAACAGACTCAACTCAATACATAGGTAGTTTATCTTCCTCACTCTGAAAAcatatcacatccacaacccaaaagtCCGGacaattcttattattttttacatttacatttgtaattttttttaattaaaatgaacaGGTGTCACACTCTAATACTGTAAGATATGCTCGCTAAATGGAATTTAAAATCAACTTCAATGAGAATGATCTAATCTAGTACCAACAATATATTGTTATTTCTGTAAAATAGTAATAGTACAATGACAGCCATCTCTTAAAACATATTGCACTAATTTGATTTTCCGGCATAATCAGAAATTGAAGGCGGCGGGAGCAGCAGTCCAGAAGAAAATAACCAGCGCCGCCAGCGTGGCCCCGGAGCGAAAACGTCGGAAAATTCTGGCTGCCTTTGGGTTGGTCTCGCGGAGATGCATGGAACAAACGGAGCCACAAAAAGCCCCCGTGACGCAGACAAGGAAGGCGTGGAAAGTGTAGGGCTGGCCCTTAAAGATAAAGGTGGGAGCAGGGTTGCCATCCACGTATTCCATAGGTAAATTCATGAACAGCAACGCTACGATGCCGGAGAAGATGAATATAAATTCGTTGGAGCAGAGCCGTAGCAGCAGTTTGTGGCTCTCTGGCTGATCATCCGGCACGCTGCAAACTTTGCCTTCCATTGATGACATGTGTTGTGAGTTTAGATACAAGAGATTGAgtgtggcatatatatatatatatatatatatatatatatatattcaaacgaGGATGGCAAGAAAGTTCATAGGAGGTTTCTTCGATGGTGATCAGGGCAGAGGAGGATTTCCTTGCACCTTCCAAGTATTGAATAGGGAAGGAATAAAGAAACACGATGCAGGTTTCATGGAACATTCAACAAGATTTGGCTAATTGTGGTGACTTTTGAGAATGGGCCCATTTGcatcttttctattattttagGCTCTCTTTGTCCGTATTGGGTCCGGCGGGTTCTTGGCGGTTCTGCGCGGGTATATAAAaagaatggattttttttttttgttaaaaagatatttttaattaactagtaTTTTATATTGCACCAAACACGTAAAAATACGAAAACCTtagtttaaattcaaaaataatacaTGTGACTTTATATTTATAACATggttaaattataaattttttttttagtgcatATAGTTTGAGTTGAAATTGTCtctaaaaaatagttaaatcgGTTAAGAATCACGCTTTTTGAGATAGAAGTTCTAGTTTgaatcttttctctttctccttttgtgcaaatatgtaaaaaaataaaaaatagttggaATCAATAACTTAACCGGTGTTATATATGCCACGCATGCTAGTATTATTCACCCAtgtagtttatttaattaaatataattttttttaaaaaaaattaatgtttttaattttaaaaaaattattttttaattaattaatgttatgGATACGTGTTAAATCGTAATTGGTACTAACGTGGCGTTCTAtcaaattttagacaaaattttgaCAGAAAGACCGtcttaagattaaaaaataaaaaacttaaatcaCTTGAGTGTATAAAGCATTTAACCATATTATTTAAAACCATATAGTGCGGTTCAACTAATTGAAGTCTTTTGCACTTACGCTTTTCAAGAAGGCCGCATTTGGTTGGCCCATGGAAACAAGGCAAACGAGTGAAGAACCCAAAACTGATTCTGAACGGTCAAAAACACCCGCCAAAGCATGAGTTCCATAGTTAATGGCTCACCATCACATCCCTCACCTTCGGTTAATAAGGCTCTGCTCTTTCCCATCAATACCTCTGTGCAAAACTCCATCAGTTTGTACATTCTGTACTCTTGTGCCAACCCAAAGAACACCCACAAGCTGGAAAACCTTTTCACACATTTTCCAAGAGTGCTCGGATCAACGAGCTCTGAATCCGGGCAAACAAGCCCATGCTCGCATGCTCGTTACTGGGTTTCAGCCCACCGTCTTTGTTGCGAATTGTTTGGTGCAAATGTATGTGAAATGTCGTAGTTTGGAATATGCTTCTAACGTGTTTGATAGAATGGGGCAACGAGACACGGTCTCCTGGAACACGATGATTTTTGGGTACGCAGGATGTGAGAAGATGGAGATCGCGCAGCTGTTTTTTAACAGAATGCCCTTGAGAGATGTGGTGTCTTGGAATTCTTTGATCTCAGGGTACTTGCTGAAGGGTGATTATTCGGAGTCGATTGATATATTTGTGAAGATGGGGAGAACGGGGATGGTGTTCGACCGTACTACGTTTGCAGTTTCTTTGAAATCATGTTCCGTTACCGAAGACGTTGACTTGGGGATTCAGATTCATGGACATGCAGTGAGGAGAGGTTTCGATAATGACGTGGTAACAGGAAGTGCTCTAGTACATATGTATGCCAAATGTAAGAAATTAGTTGATTCTCTCCAGGTTTTC
This window of the Corylus avellana chromosome ca5, CavTom2PMs-1.0 genome carries:
- the LOC132181485 gene encoding E3 ubiquitin-protein ligase CIP8-like isoform X2, giving the protein MSRLNQHNLPETDPNPLHPRINAQSLDSHTHRRSNFYENSGRDPFASDFGSGSDRDADRFVAILLESFSDDDLLAFHVDADPGLMDEDDAVGAEIGDVLGRFAENQGRSRPAAKRVVESLPFVELTAEELRRSTAVCAVCKDEIVVEEKARRLPCAHCYHGDCIVPWLSIRNTCPLCRYELPTDEPEL
- the LOC132181485 gene encoding E3 ubiquitin-protein ligase MBR2-like isoform X1, which produces MSRLNQHNLPETDPNPLHPRINAQSLDSHTHRRSNFYENSGRDPFASDFGSGSDRDADRFVAILLESFSDDDLLAFHVDADPGTDFSSEDTFRFCLEEERRIEFAGLEREQVGEIEVRNLERDSYADLDSFLAGLMDEDDAVGAEIGDVLGRFAENQGRSRPAAKRVVESLPFVELTAEELRRSTAVCAVCKDEIVVEEKARRLPCAHCYHGDCIVPWLSIRNTCPLCRYELPTDEPEL